Proteins encoded in a region of the Magallana gigas chromosome 8, xbMagGiga1.1, whole genome shotgun sequence genome:
- the LOC105333612 gene encoding uncharacterized protein, translated as MMYLILFLMIFAVVQSEEKAGSCKDMLQGFLTGQLSSVLGGYQVEAMRREFKNVTDIIEKSIKELKGNVETKMRNIKSTSNGSAIYTRWGKKSCPVGAQLVLSGYVGGSHYTHTGAAVEPLCLPKNPEWGIYRDGTDGLKAHIYGAEYETGGLFGKWHSLYQHDVPCSVCLVRGRSVVEMFPGRKTCDNGWKLEYHGYLMAGYHGHNAGTTYKCVDSDPETLQGSLTNNNGYLFYMVEAICGSLKCPPYVEGREFVCAVCSLEN; from the exons ATGATGTAtctcatattgtttttgatgaTCTTTGCTGTTGTACAATCCGAGGAAAAAGCCGGAAGTTGTAAAGACATGTTACAAGGTTTTCTGACAGGACAACTGTCGTCTGTGCTAGGAGGGTATCAAGTTGAGGCAATGAGGCGGGAATTCAAAAATGTTACTGACATCATCGAAAAATCcataaaggagcttaaaggaaACGTGGAAACAAAGATGAGAAACATTAAAA GCACATCAAATGGAAGCGCCATTTACACACGGTGGGGTAAAAAAAGTTGTCCTGTAGGTGCACAATTAGTTCTTTCAG GATATGTTGGAGGATCTCATTACACTCATACTGGGGCGGCGGTGGAACCTCTTTGTCTACCCAAAAACCCAGAATGGGGAATCTACAGAGATGGAACAGATGGATTAAAAGCTCACATTTACGGAGCAGAGTATGAAACAGGTGGATTGTTCGGCAAGTGGCATAGTTTATATCAGCACGATGTTCCTTGTTCTGTATGTTTGGTTCGTGGCAGATCTGTTGTGGAGATGTTTCCAG GTAGAAAAACGTGTGATAACGGTTGGAAGTTGGAATACCACGGCTACCTAATGGCAGGTTACCATGGTCATAATGCTGGAACAACATACAAGTGTGTTGATAGTGACCCAGAGACCTTACAAGGAAGTCTTACTAACAACAACGGATACCTGTTCTATATGGTGGAGGCAATATGTGGCTCCCTAAAGTGCCCACCCTATGTTGAGGGTAGAGAATTTGTCTGCGCTGTTTGTTCACtagaaaattaa